The genome window cccctgcaatttggtcagtcggtgtggcgatttagtcaaggttgcttctgagcaaagccaaggcctcgggcgagccggtgatgtgtccgccataaaaagggggcctcgggcgagacggaagtctctcgaggtcggctgcctttggccgaggctaggctcgggcgaagcgtgatcgagtcactcgtgtggactgatccctgacttaatcgtgcccatcaggcctttgcagctgtatgctgatgggggttaccagctgagaattaggcgtcttgagggtacccctaattatggtccccgacagagactaaatcaaacaaactcaagcatatggttagtctcaaagggtcaagttgtaacacatctccccctagacatgtgcatcactttgcaacggacttgtgagatccagggagtgtttgtacaacttgagcacctcaataaacaacaaaatgcagaatgaacatgatcaaaggcataaacacatgtatgctacaattcaatccaagttccgcgaatctaagatatttagctcactacgcagcctgcaaaaggtcttctcatctagaggcttggtaaagatatcggctagctggttctcggtgctaacatgaaacacttcgatatcccccttttgctggtggtctctcaaaaagtgatgccggatgtctatgtgctttgtgcggctgtgctcaacaggattttccgccatgcggatagcactctcattatcacataggagtgggactttgctcagattgtagccaaagttcctgagggtttgcctcatccaaagtagttgcgcgcaacactgtcctgcggcaacatactcagcctcagcggtggatagggcaacggaggtttgtttcttagagttccatgacaccagggaccttcctaagaattggcacgtccccgatgtgctcttcctatcgaccttacatccagcatagtcggaatctgaggatcggattgaaatctagcacacatgcagacgctaagcataatatccggtctactagcacataagtaaagtaatgaccctatcattgaccggtatgctttttgatcaacggacttacctcctttgttgaggtcggtgtgtccgtcggttcccatcggagtctttgcgggcttggcgtccttcatcccaaaccgctttagcagatcttgcgtgtacttcgtttgggagatgaaggtgccttccttgagttgcttcacttggaacccaaggaagtagttcaactcgcccatcatcgacatctcgaatttctgcgtcatcaccctgctaaactcttcacaagacttttggttagtagaaccaaatattatgtcatcgacataaatttggcacacaaacaaatcaccatcacatgtctttgtaaaaagagttggatcgactttcccaactttgaaagcattaacaagtagaaagtctctaaggcattcataccatgctcttggggcttgcttaagtccatagagcgccttagagagcttacacacatggtcggggtaccgatcatcctcgaagccagggggttgctccacgtacacctcctccttgattggtccgttgaggaaagcgctcttcacatccatttggaacaacctgaaagaatgatgagcggcatatgctagcaagatacgaattgattctagcctcgccacaggagcaaaagtctcctcgaaatccaaacctgcgacttgggcataaccttttgccacaagtcgagccttgtttctcgtcaccaccccgtgctcgtcctgtttgttgcgaaacacccacttggttcccacaacattttgcttaggacgaggcaccagtgtccaaacttcatttcgtttgaagttgttgagctccttatcttcttcaccttgagctcaaactcattttgagctctcctgaggaagcgcttgagggtcccttgggttttagacttatcctacaaaaagaacacccaagtgaagcgggaaaagtcatcaacaataactagaccatacttactccctcctatgctcagataggcgacgggtccgaagaggtccatatgtagcagctccaggggtcttgaggtggtcatcacattcttgctatgatgtgctcctcccacttgtttacctgcttgacaagctgcacaaggtctatccttttcgaattgcacgttagtcaaacctatcacgtgttctccctttagaagcttgtgaaggttcttcatccccacatgtgctaagcggcgatgccacagccagcccatgctagtcttagctattaagcatgcatctagaccggcctcttcttttgcaaaatcaactaagtaaagtttgccgtctaatatacccttaaaagctagtgaaccatcacttcttctaaagacagacacatctacatttgtaaaaagacaattatatcccatattgcataattgactaacagatagtaagttatatcctagagactcaactaaaaacacattagaaattgagtgctcatttgaaattgcaattttacctaacccttttaccttgccttgattcccatcaccgaatacaattgaatcttgggaatccttatttttgacgtaggaggtgaacatcttcttctcccccgtcatatggtttgtgcatccgctgtcgataatccagcttgaacccccggatgcataaacctgcaaggcaaatttaggcttgggtcttaggtacccaactcatgttgggtcctacaaggttagtgcaaatatccttagggacccaaatgcaagttttgtctcccttgcattttgcccctaacttcctagcaacaattttcttatcctttctacaaatagcaaaggaagcatttaaggcacaataaattatagaaggttcattcactactctcctaggagcatgaataatattctttctaggcatagcatttttcctagacatatttctaccatgcataaaggaagaactagaagcaaacatggcatgagagttaaaatcaccatatgcattataactcctataagcatttctagtttgtctcctatcatgatatataaaagcatgattccttttagtgctacttgccataggggccttccctttctccttggcggagatgggagtcttatggcttgttaagttcttggcttccctcttgaagccaagcccatccttaattgaggggtgtctaccaaccgtgtaggcatccctagcaaattttagtttctcaaaatcacttttgctagtcttaagttgggcattaagactagctacctcttcctttaatttagaaatagaaaCTGAGtattcgctacaagcattaatatcaatatccttacacctagtgcaaatttcaacatattcaacacaagagttggatttattagcttctactaatttagcatttaaatcatcgcttatgctctttaagttagaaatagaatcatggcatgttgacacttcacaagcaagcatttcattcctcttaatttctaatgcaagggatttttgagcctctacaaacttatcatgttcttcatacaacaaatcctcttgcttttctaaaagtatattcttttcattcaaggcatcaattaattcattaattttgtctatcttagatctatctaagcccttgaacaaacatgaataatctacttcatcctcatcactagattcgtcctcacttgaagaagcataggtagagttccgagtacataccttcttctcccttgccataagacatgtgtgacgctcgtttgggaagagggttgatttgttgaaggtggtggcggcgagtccttcattgtcggagtcggaagaggagcagtccgagtcccactccttgcctagatgcgcctcgccctttgccttcttgtaattcttcttcttttccctcttatttccctgttcctggtcactatcattatcggggcagttagcgataaaatgaccaatcttaccgcacttgaagcatgaacgcttcccctttgtcttggtcttgcttggctgccccttgtgatcctttagtaccgtcttgaagcgcttaatgatgagggccatctcctcgttatttagcccggccgcctcaacttgcgccaccttgcttggtagcgcctccttgctccttgttgccttgagagcaatgggttgaggctcatgaataggaccgttcaacgcgtcgtccacgtatcttgcctccttgatcatcattcgcccgcttacgaacttcccaagaacttcttcgggcgacattttggtgtacctgggattctcacgaatattattcaccaaatgaggatcaagaatggtaaaggaccttagtaatagtcggacgacgtcatggtccgtccatcgcgtgcttctatagctccttattttgttgataagggtcttgagccggttgtatgtttgggttggctcctcgccccttatcatcgcaaatcttccaagctcgccctccaccaactccattttagtgagcatggtgatgtcgttcccctcgtgagaaatcttgagggtgtcccatatctgcttggcattgtccaagccgctcaccttattgtactcgtccctgcacaaagaggctagcaacacagtagtagcttgtgcatttttatgaatctgttcattaataaacatagggctatccgagctatcaaatttcattccattctctacaatctcccatatgcttggatggagagagaataaatgactacgcattttgtgactccaaaatccgtagtcctctccatcaaagtgtggaggtttgccaagaggaatggaaagcaaatgcgaattcgaactatgtggaatacgagaataatcaaatgaaaagttcgaattgaccgtcttcctgtagtcgttgtcgtcatccttttgggaagaggaagattcgtcgctgtcgtagtagacgatctccttgatgcgccttgtcttcttcttcttcccatcttttcgtctatggcccgagcccgagtcgttggacttgtcatcctttggctcgttgacgaaggactccttctccttgtcgttgatcacgattcccttccccttaggatccatctcttcgggcggttagtccctttcttgaagagaacgcctctgataccaattgagagcacctagaaggggggggtgaataggtgatcctgtaaaacttaaacttatagccacaaaaacttgttaagtgttagcacaattattgccaagtggcgagagaggagtctcaacaaaacacagtaccacaagagatcaaacacagagagaacacagtggtttatcccgtggttcggccaagaccaacgcttgcctactccacgttgtggcgtcccaacggacgagggttgcaatcaacccctctcaagcggtccaaagaccaacttgaataccacagtgttttgctttgcctttcaatatcccgtttgcgaggaagctccacaacttggagtctctcacccttacacttaagattcacaaagaaatacggagtaagggagggaatgagcaacgcacacaagacttcaagagatcagagcaacacgcacacaggccgcaacaagagctcgcaacacaactcaaagagttcacaactccacaagagctctatatgctatcacaatgaaacgaatgcgcgagatcgatgtcttggtgcttaagaatgttgtaggaatgcttggtgtcctcctccatgcgcctaggggtcccttttatagccccaaggcagctaggagccgttgagaacaaatctggaaggccatccttgccttctgtcgtcgggcgcaccggacagtccggtgcacaccggacactgtccggtgcccgatttccttccttaaacatcgcagccgaccgttgccaaccgttgcagatctggcgcaccggacagtccggtgcacaccggacagtccggtgccactttccgaccgttggccagaccacgtgtcgcgcgcagatttcgcggccgaccgttggctcgggccgaccgttggctcaccggaaagtccggtgcacaccggacagtccggtgaattttagccgtacgccgtcggcaaattcccgagagcagcgtcttcaggtcgaggcagcctggcgcaccggacactgtccggtgcaccaccggagagtccggtgccccagaccgaagcagtcttttggctgtacacagccaactcttcttctttcttcttctctctgtttctattacttagacaagtatattagtacacaaaaccaatgtactaaggcttagaaacatacctttacttgtgatttgcactttgttcatccatgggcatagatttacatttaagcacttgtgttgacactcaatcaccaaaatacttagaaatggcccaaaggcacatttccctttcagtctttcATCGAACATCATGGTCACGTTCTTCATACCATAAAAACTAGCATTCCCATAAACATTTGTCTCCacgcttcctccatggtatagtgtcactagggtgtccatctattgcaaacatggattactaactcaataatggctaaATACTAGTGCCTCAATACTTACTAAGTAGTAAATAAATAATAACTGCTTactatatagtaaatattaaatgaCCACATTAAccgaaattacataatctatgaataatgtacgaaaacaatgtatacatgagatcgcgtacgagtccagctaacggtggagaaggtcaagtcggaaggACACCTATATACAAAAAAtactattgtcaataaaaaatcggcagcacctcccctataaagtgatgtttctaaaacctaCAAAGAAataacaacacgatggttgccaacacagaaaactgCTACCAACAAGTATATGTTAAACCCTATATAATCACTCACTTTCCTCCATCCATTACACTAACAATATGCTACCGACTtactaactatataatcactaactATATACACGAACAAATAAATACCTAGCTAACTATTTATAATAACAAATGAATAGCTAACAGACTATACATTAAACCAAGTAATCTTGTGCTACAAATTTATTTTTCAGACAGAAAAATCTATTTAGCTAACTAATTAATACAAATTAATACCAAGCAACGATAGATGAACATCTAGTTGTCTAATTAGCTAACTAATTAATACAAATTAAGTAGAATCCTTACCGTGGGGAGATGGGGCGCGACGAAGTGCTCGAGCTTGGGGCGCGGCGACCGGCGACGTGAAGCTTGGgggcgcgggggccggacggcgCTGCGGGCGGCATGGCGGGCGGCTgcgggcggcggcgcgggcgcagGAAACAAACGACGGGAGTGGGAGGAAGGAGAAAGCGGCGCGCCGGTTtagtcctagctcggcgccaagatctgtggcgccgagctaggtgccacgATGGCCGCCGCGTCAGCAAAGCTCGGCGCCAAGGCATGTTGCGCCGAGCCGTGTTAGCTCGGCGTCATAGCTCATGGTGCCGAGTTTTGGGTCTAAAATTGCGTTTAAGTATTCTAGGGATCTAAACGCAAATATTTTTCGAAAATAGGGccgaaaaacaaaaaaaaatcggTCGTTTCGTCGAGCACATCGTCCAGCCTATCTTGCATGTCCATCCTCTCTATGGTTCGCGAGCCGCGCGCATGGCGCTCCAAAGGAGGGGCGAGGTTGAATATAGACAGATGGAATGGGTGGTTCTCTATTTATAGCGCATGCAGTCGTCCCCTGGCACACCTATTTATATGTGAGCGTTCCTGGCACTAGAGAGATCGATCGATCGAGCTTAATTGCGCCACTGCTCGTTATCCTCctcttgcattgcattgcaggtcgtAGTTGAGCAGCAGCAACCACTGCACAGGATGTCGTGGCAGACGTACGTCGATGAGCACCTCATGTGCGAGATCGAGGGCCACCACCTGAGCTCTGCCGCCATAGTCGGCCACGACGGCGCCGTTTGGGCCCAGAGCACCGCATTCCCACAGGTGATACCAATTTGCATGATCCTTGTTCGTTCTAGCTCTTGCATGCCGATCAGATGAATCACGCGGTTTCCTTCTGCGCATATGCATCCAGTTCAAGCCAGAGGAGATGACCAACATCATTAAGGACTTCGACGAGCCTGGGTTTCTGGCCCCGATCGGCCTCTTCCTTGGCCCCACCAAGTACATGGTCATCCAAGGCGAGCCCGGCGCTGTCATCCGCGGGAAGAAGGTACTGATGATCCGTCGTCGTCTATGCTCCCCCtctcgatatatatatatatatatatatatatatatatatatatatatatatatatatatatatatatatatatatatatatatatgcacgtCGATCATCTTTCTCTGGTTCGTTTCCCCAGGGATCTGGAGGCATAACTGTGAAGAAGACCGGACAGGCGCTGGTGATCGGCATCTACGACGAGCCCATGACCCCTGGACAGTGCAACATGGTGGTTGAGAGGCTCGGTGACTACCTCGTAGAGCAAGGCCTGTGAATGCATCCAAACAACGACACCAACGCCAACATTAATTAATTAGTAGTCTCCATGCCCTGGGATTGTGCGTGGCCGCTCCGTTGAACACCACCCATCCTTCGTTCGGCATTTTTTCCCCCCTTGTTTATATAATTTTATTGTATCGTTTTGGCAAATAATTTTGTGATTCGACCCCAAAGCAAGTTTGGTTGTCTTACGATTTGTAAACCTGGAACAATATATAATGTGATTGAACTGCTTTGTCTATTCTTTTTGTAGTACGATAATATGTATATGTATTCCATGCGATCTCTTCTAGGGCGACGACTAAtgtgcaagtgtgtgtttgcatgCGCTGAGCACGGAGTTTGTATTCAGGGGTCAATATCTTTCGATTCCTTTATCTAAAAAGGTGTTGCATATatctaaaaaaaagaaaaaaaaggcttACAACTGTTGAAAAAATaagcatttttagttttaatttaattcAGAAAATCATAGTGATATATGTGACGATATGCATGTGCATAtgtatcactactcacataaacagtaaacaacagtaaaatatgtataaatacaaaaataacaaagtgTACCCTGCGGAGGGACCGATGTTCAAGGCAtctgtggctccattcacacgagacatctcgtgtgtatgttcgatgtagtcatACGCAGTCGAGGCAGTcagatgtacgcagtgcagtccctcgatCGGCGCCGGCGACGAGGAACTTGATCAGTGCTGGTCGAGCGGACGaagcgagcagtcgcgagtacgctcccGAAAAACATGATCGCTCGCACACCCATGCAAGTGTCGCTCTGCGGACGACGATTTCGGAAGCCTACGCGTATGAGAATGTTTGTATGTGTGTTCTCTCGTAACCAGAAGCCTCATCTCCTCCGTATATATACACGCGCAGAGGGAGGCCAACAGATAGTAACGGTGGAAGGAATactcggaccaaggtccgatctaccatgGCCACGGCCCGGCCTGGCCAGCGGCGCgtgcgtgtggcagtccttcatccttttatCAGCttatcaatagatgcaccaaagatccacctatttaagttgattgaattgTCTCTTGTACTTCCGGTATGTTACTAAAGTAATAATACACCGTAGCATTAAATTGGGCCTTTAGCATtggctattattgaatattaatttgagCCAGACCCACCACCAGATGCTAAGTCACACCAAAatgctctcatcatctcaaacatttcatatactggtgtttcgatggagactattaagttgaacatccacctagaatcTAGATTACACTTGACCACAACTACATAATGGACTAGGTCTTGAATTAGCAGTTTTGTGTGGAATAAGTTTCAGCAAAACTCTTTACAAGTACTAGATTGTCGAGCGTATTCCCTCTAGTTGAAGCATATAAGTCCAACTCCATAGactttcatgggtatctagagaccacccagatctcataaattgtgactagcagttaacccatataggcATGTTTTCTAAAGATGTtttgtaggacaacatctttgcttcacaaagccacttggaacatattaaggtgtaaacaccaacctaccttacagtaagaaaagatgtgcatctgaaatgaaccttattaagggtctttcctctcagtctaccactagcttgttccaccattctaattcatgggatctccgatcacatacaaCAGGTTACaactatgataaactttaggtgagtctcaggcccatctcactcgatgcactatctatcatactacgtgatagccccttagtaaattgatctgctagatttttagacgtatggacatagTCCAACGCTATTACTCTGGAGTTTCTCAATTTTCTGACAGATTTTAAACacctctttatgtgccttgtcgacttcatattatccttagaactgtttatcttgattatcacagttcagagaaatagccggcacaggtttttcaaccaccggtaaatccataaggagttcatgaagccactcagcctcaactaaagcggtattgaaagtcgcctagagggggatgaataggcaaatctgaaatttataaacttgagcacacactacaagccggggttagcgttagaaatataaacgagtccgaaagagagggcaaaaacaaatcacaagcgaataagagcggatgacacggtgatttgttttaccgaggttcggttcttgcaaacctactccccgttgaggtggtcacaaagaccgggtctctttcaaccctttccctctctgaaacggtcacctagaccgagtgaacctttctcttcaatcaaatgggacactaagtccactacaaggaccaccacaacttggtgtctcttgttttgattacaagtgagttgaacacaagaaagaaggaagaagaaaagcaatccaagcgcaagagctcaaaagaacacaattgtctctctcactagtcactatttgattggaatgatctttggacttgggagaggatttgatctcttgtttgtgtcttgtattgaatgctatagctcttgtatgaggtttgaaggctgaaaacttggatgcaatgaatgttgggtggttgggggtatttatagccccaaccaccaaagtgaccgttggtgagggcttctgtcgcatggcgcaccggacagtccggtgcgccaccggacactgtccggtgcgccagccacgtcacccggccgttgggttttgaccattggagcttctgacagctgggccaccggacagtccggtggtgcaccagacagtcactgttcactgtccggtgcaccttttGGCGCCtatcctgacttctgcgcgcgcaggcgcgcactgtagcgcatttattgttcgttgcagacgaccgttggcgcagtgtaGCTGTTACTCCGCTAgggcaacggacagtccggtgctacattggacagtccggtgaattatagtggagtggcttccagaattcctgaaggtggcaagtttagagttgggttccctggtgcatcggacagtccggtgcgccagaccagggtagcctttgggttgtcttttgctctctttgtttgaaccctttcttggtctttttattggtttgttgtgaacctttggctccTGTaagacttataatctagagcaaactagttagtccaattatttgtgttgggcaattcaaccaccaaaatcaattaggaaaaggtgtaagcctatttccctttcaatctccccctttttggtgattgatgccaacacaaaccaaagcaagtataaaagtgcagaattgaactagtttgcataaggtaagtgcaaaggttgcttggaattaaaccaataattatttcttctagatatgcatggatggctttcttcttatttaaaattttggaccacgcttgcaccacttgttttgttttgcaaagttttggaaattcttttcaaagtctttttgcacatagtcaaaggtatatgaataagattttgagaaacattttcaagatatgaaattttctccccctgtttcaaatgcttttcctttgactaaacaaaactcccccttaatgaaattctcctcttagtgttcagagggttttagatattaattttgaagagggtataccgatttgaaattatatcaaaaataagataccaattgaaaaatcttttcttaacccaaatttgaaagactacatttttgaaattggtggtggtgcggtccttttgctttgggctcatactttctccccctttggcatgaatcgccaaaaacggatacttgtgagtgaaatacaaGCCTTttctcaaactttctccccctttggtacataatatatgagtgaagattataccaatttggagagcGTTGCGGAGcaacgacgaaggatgaataattcgatggagtggagtggaagcctttgtcttcgccgaagactccgattccctttcaatctatgacttagcatgaaatgcacttgaaaacgacattagtcatagcacatgaaagagatatgatcaaaggtatataaatgaactatgtgtgcaaaatatcaatcaaaattcctagaatcaagaatatttagctcatgcctaagtttggtaaatgttttctcatttagtggcttgataaagatatcggctaattgttctttggtgttaatataggcaatctcgatatccccctgttgttggtgatcccttaaaaagtgatactgaatggctatgtgtttagtgcggctatgctcaacgggattatccgtcatgtggattgcactctcattatcacatagacgaggaactttggttaatttgtaaccatagtccctaagggtttgcatcatccaaagcaattgcgcgcaacaatggcctgcgacaatatactcggcttcggcggtagaaagagctacataattttgcttctttgaagcccaagacacaagagatcttcccaagaactggcaagtctctgatgtactctttctatcaatcttacaccct of Zea mays cultivar B73 chromosome 8, Zm-B73-REFERENCE-NAM-5.0, whole genome shotgun sequence contains these proteins:
- the LOC542411 gene encoding profilin-3 — protein: MSWQTYVDEHLMCEIEGHHLSSAAIVGHDGAVWAQSTAFPQFKPEEMTNIIKDFDEPGFLAPIGLFLGPTKYMVIQGEPGAVIRGKKGSGGITVKKTGQALVIGIYDEPMTPGQCNMVVERLGDYLVEQGL